From a single Miscanthus floridulus cultivar M001 chromosome 8, ASM1932011v1, whole genome shotgun sequence genomic region:
- the LOC136468432 gene encoding tropomyosin-1-like produces the protein MPTQTLGKINTYEMYMHITLQDGSSSIKKKDLAFKASQEKRGKAKVDHDSSSDDEIDDASLALMSKKDKYKKKYKGKKDNSSDDDDKKKNKPYKKKDGKKKEYHNNKNGKAYIIGDWLTDIESSSCSSGDETSDELREENEIVSSKLNGLKTSKRELREKYDKLEGIHNELTTRYNLQKEEYTTLKVNHDNLVLSHEYLSNEPHDATNQVVKIDIATLCDDLNVESIEQGSSSKGKIVVEFNNYDNYIKVKNEKLKKDLEKLATTNTIVLETLDNDHHMALENEMLREENKRLKMVKNLERLSTHDELREENKKLKLEKEHLKTSLNKFTRGQYLQSELLMNTVIKMDRSGIGFLANQENKAKAQHQ, from the exons atgCCAACTCAAACATTGGGGAAGATCAATAcatatgagatgtatatgcacatcactctacaagatggctcttcttccatcaagaagaaagatttggcattcaaagctagccaagaaaaGAGGGGCAAAGCtaaagttgatcatgatagctcaagtgatgatgagatcgatgatgcaagccttgctctcatg TCCAAGAAAgataagtacaagaagaagtacaaaggCAAGAAAgataactcaagtgatgatgatgataagaagaaaaataagccatacaagaagaaggatggcaagaagaaagaaTATCACAACAATAAGAATGGCAAGGCTTACatcattggtgattggctcacagacattgaatcatcaagttgctcatctggtgatgaaa ctagtgatgagcttagagaagaaaatgaaaTTGTGTCATCCAAGCTCAATGGGCTCAAAACTTCTAaaagggagcttagagaaaaatatgataaacttgaggggatacacaatgagctcaccactagataCAACTTGCAAAAAGAAGAATACACCACTCTCaaagttaatcatgataatcttgtgctTTCTCATGAGTATTTATCCAATgaaccacatgatgctactaaccaagttgttaagattgatatagccacattaTGTGATGACTTGaatgttgagagcattgagcaaggttctagtagcaaaggcaagatagTGGTTGAGTTCAACAACTATGATAATTATATCAAGGtcaagaatgagaagcttaagaaagatcttgagaagctagcaaccaccaacacaattgtctTGGAGACACTTGACAATGATCATCacatggctcttgagaatgagatgcttagagaagagaacaagaggctCAAGATGGTGAAGAATCTTGAGAGGCTATCaactcatgatgaacttagagaagaaaataagaaactcaagttagagaaagagcatctcaagaccaGTTTgaacaagttcactagaggccaatatcttcaaagtgagctacttatgaacaccgtgatcaagatggatagaagtggtattgggttcttggcaaatcaagagaataaAGCTAAAGCTCAACATCaataa